Proteins from a genomic interval of Asticcacaulis sp. AND118:
- a CDS encoding HU family DNA-binding protein translates to MTTKAELVAAIAEQAGLTKEQAKKAVDAFTDSVVDALKKGEEVRLVGFGTFLAVKREAGTARNPRTGETVARPASVTARFRVGEGLKTALNG, encoded by the coding sequence ATGACGACCAAAGCTGAACTCGTGGCCGCCATTGCCGAGCAGGCGGGCCTGACCAAGGAACAAGCCAAGAAGGCCGTTGACGCCTTCACCGATTCCGTTGTGGACGCTCTGAAAAAGGGCGAAGAAGTCCGCCTTGTCGGCTTCGGCACCTTCCTGGCCGTTAAGCGCGAAGCCGGCACCGCCCGCAACCCGCGCACCGGTGAAACCGTTGCGCGTCCGGCGTCGGTCACCGCGCGTTTCCGCGTCGGCGAAGGCCTGAAGACCGCCCTGAACGGCTAA
- a CDS encoding NADH-quinone oxidoreductase subunit B family protein, whose translation MGVIIPAGHAGRSTVEGYDPKVHDKFFEAVSSELNEKGFLVASADDVITWARTGSLMWMTFGLACCAVEMMQASMPRYDMERFGMAPRASPRQSDLMIVAGTLTNKMAPALRKVYDQMPDPRYVLSMGSCANGGGYYHYSYSVVRGCDRIVPVDVYVPGCPPSAEALLYGLLQLQKKIRRNGTIRR comes from the coding sequence ATGGGAGTAATCATTCCTGCCGGTCACGCCGGCCGCAGCACCGTTGAAGGTTACGACCCCAAGGTCCACGACAAGTTCTTCGAGGCGGTGTCTTCGGAACTGAACGAAAAGGGTTTCCTCGTCGCGTCGGCCGACGACGTCATCACCTGGGCGCGCACCGGCTCGCTGATGTGGATGACCTTCGGTCTGGCCTGCTGCGCCGTAGAAATGATGCAGGCTTCGATGCCGCGTTACGACATGGAGCGCTTCGGCATGGCCCCGCGCGCCTCTCCGCGTCAGTCGGACCTGATGATCGTCGCCGGCACGCTCACCAACAAGATGGCGCCGGCTCTGCGCAAGGTCTACGACCAGATGCCCGATCCGCGCTATGTCCTGTCGATGGGGTCGTGCGCCAATGGCGGCGGCTATTATCACTATTCCTACAGCGTCGTGCGCGGCTGCGACCGCATCGTGCCGGTCGATGTCTACGTGCCGGGTTGCCCGCCGTCGGCGGAAGCGCTGCTCTACGGTCTTCTTCAGCTTCAGAAGAAGATCCGCCGCAACGGCACGATCCGCCGCTAA
- a CDS encoding autotransporter outer membrane beta-barrel domain-containing protein, whose amino-acid sequence MRKSHLFNATALGLVMAVAAGAAQAETVINTATTAAVKTSTATSTGTADDIKLDTNGVITLKTAGARAITVDSNNKVNVVGSIDMSSSGDDATGIYVDGGRTSGLTVSGKITVTDDYTPTDTDSPADGITDGVFAKGERRYGIRSVGTTPFIGDVSLTSSSAIQVEGNNSYGVRFENALTGNFNSDSTLTVLGDNARGYSFENGVTGNVVIGGSTTAQGLNATAVNLNSNLTGALILDGTIAGTGYRLTSVPDKATLDKLQAEDKLQSGPLVNISGNVTKGILLQSTIADTDASKAEAERNNDEDGNGVVDTADGASSLSQFGGAAALKVGSATQDITINAINIATTATDLYKSQNFGLVVRGSIASSGVFEGVIAKAIETGGMGRTVTFENGILITGNVAATAYLAEVRTLNLLSGTVANKLNLSGQVRAANASNKDETAYAVYIGAGAQVPEINVAGVVSAASTGSKSKPVAIFDGSNTLVRLNNTGNISASLTQTDENGDGVLDTSANRAVAIDLSGNTAGVTLTQTDLKPDDDTIAAPFISGDIKLGSGNDAVRIDGGFVLGNIDFGAGANSLSITTKGIVAGKMTGTGTVAIDIVNGALNLDTGSKLNATTLNVRKDGTLRFIPDVTTPTNAAIVASGAAVFETGAKVQIGMSTIVKPATRYTLLTASSITLGTLDTASLDANIPYLYKAALSTNATNTALYADVRLRNQSETSLSSNEFAAFDAVLTAAQGSTGATSALLSPLTAETFEKAYLSFLPDYSGETLLTLSKSNDGLSRTLASQSIIPEAGVNQYWAQEYGFQINRDRGEVTGFESTGFAFAGGVERGLTSTQAAGLYLAYTATNPTGTLGAPDEDLSSTDISLGVYWRLDTGSGLKSWVRGGVGYANFESKRQILEPSYIASAESEWKGVSYSGSVGASYSYDAGWFSLTPMISADYFGLKEDAHSETGGGAAFDLSVDERTSHIFSGTALLNIGRASKTALFRPEIWVGYRNNFSAEIADTVARFGTATPFTLKGGDITGGAPIAGVRVAASNEYSYFGIEAEYEKYDAYDNVSLSLRARFQF is encoded by the coding sequence ATGCGCAAATCTCATCTGTTCAACGCCACAGCCCTGGGTCTGGTCATGGCGGTCGCCGCGGGTGCGGCGCAGGCCGAAACCGTTATCAATACAGCGACGACGGCGGCGGTAAAGACCTCCACGGCGACATCGACCGGCACGGCGGACGACATCAAGCTGGACACAAACGGCGTCATCACGCTGAAGACCGCCGGCGCCCGCGCCATCACCGTCGATTCCAATAACAAGGTGAATGTCGTCGGTTCGATCGACATGTCGTCCTCGGGCGACGACGCCACCGGCATCTATGTCGACGGCGGGCGCACCAGCGGCCTGACCGTTTCGGGCAAGATCACCGTCACCGACGACTACACCCCTACCGACACCGATTCGCCTGCGGACGGCATCACCGACGGCGTCTTCGCCAAGGGCGAGCGCCGCTACGGCATCCGTTCGGTCGGTACGACGCCCTTCATCGGCGACGTCAGCCTGACCTCCAGCAGCGCCATTCAGGTCGAAGGCAACAACTCCTACGGCGTGCGTTTCGAAAACGCCCTGACCGGCAATTTCAATTCGGACAGCACCCTCACCGTGCTGGGCGACAATGCCCGCGGCTATTCCTTCGAAAACGGCGTAACCGGCAATGTCGTCATCGGCGGCTCGACCACGGCGCAGGGCCTCAACGCCACCGCCGTTAACCTGAACAGCAACCTGACCGGCGCGCTGATCCTCGACGGCACCATTGCCGGCACCGGCTACCGTCTGACCTCGGTTCCCGACAAGGCGACGCTGGACAAGCTGCAGGCCGAGGACAAGCTTCAGAGCGGACCGCTGGTCAATATTTCCGGCAATGTCACCAAGGGCATCCTGCTGCAGTCGACCATCGCCGACACCGACGCCAGCAAGGCGGAAGCCGAGCGTAACAATGACGAGGACGGCAACGGCGTTGTCGACACCGCCGACGGCGCGTCCAGCCTGTCGCAATTCGGCGGCGCAGCGGCGCTGAAGGTCGGGTCGGCGACGCAAGACATTACCATCAACGCCATCAATATCGCCACCACGGCGACCGACCTCTACAAGAGCCAGAATTTCGGTCTGGTCGTGCGCGGCTCCATCGCTTCGTCCGGCGTGTTTGAAGGCGTTATTGCCAAGGCCATCGAAACCGGCGGCATGGGCCGCACGGTGACCTTCGAAAACGGCATACTGATCACCGGCAATGTTGCGGCGACCGCCTATCTGGCCGAAGTCCGGACGTTGAACCTGTTGTCGGGCACGGTGGCGAACAAACTCAACCTGTCGGGTCAGGTGCGCGCCGCCAACGCCTCCAACAAGGACGAGACCGCCTACGCCGTCTATATCGGCGCAGGCGCTCAGGTGCCGGAAATCAATGTCGCCGGTGTTGTGAGCGCGGCCTCTACCGGCTCCAAATCGAAGCCCGTCGCCATTTTCGACGGCTCCAACACCCTGGTCCGTCTGAACAATACCGGCAATATCAGCGCCTCCCTCACCCAGACCGACGAAAACGGCGACGGCGTGTTGGACACCAGCGCAAACCGCGCGGTGGCCATCGACCTCAGCGGCAATACGGCGGGCGTCACCCTGACCCAGACCGACCTGAAGCCGGACGACGATACGATCGCCGCCCCCTTCATCTCCGGCGACATCAAGCTCGGTTCGGGCAATGACGCGGTCAGGATCGACGGCGGCTTCGTGCTGGGCAATATAGACTTCGGCGCCGGCGCCAACAGCCTGAGCATCACCACCAAGGGCATCGTAGCCGGCAAGATGACCGGCACGGGCACGGTGGCCATCGACATCGTCAACGGCGCGCTCAACCTCGACACCGGTTCCAAGCTCAACGCCACGACTCTCAACGTGCGCAAGGACGGCACGCTGCGCTTCATCCCCGACGTCACGACGCCGACCAATGCCGCCATCGTCGCTTCGGGCGCGGCCGTGTTCGAAACCGGCGCCAAGGTGCAGATCGGCATGTCGACCATCGTCAAGCCGGCCACGCGCTACACCCTGCTGACCGCCTCCAGCATCACGCTGGGCACGCTCGACACGGCCAGCCTCGACGCCAACATCCCGTATCTCTATAAGGCCGCCCTGTCGACCAACGCGACCAACACCGCCCTCTATGCCGACGTGCGTCTGCGCAATCAGAGCGAAACCTCGCTCTCGTCCAACGAGTTCGCGGCCTTCGACGCCGTGCTGACTGCAGCCCAGGGCTCGACCGGGGCCACCAGCGCCCTGCTCTCGCCCCTCACGGCAGAGACCTTCGAAAAGGCCTACCTGTCCTTCCTGCCCGACTATTCGGGCGAGACCCTGCTGACCCTGTCGAAGAGCAATGACGGCCTGTCGCGCACCCTGGCCAGCCAGTCGATCATTCCGGAGGCCGGCGTCAACCAGTACTGGGCGCAGGAATACGGCTTCCAGATCAACCGCGACCGCGGCGAAGTCACCGGCTTCGAATCGACCGGCTTCGCCTTTGCCGGCGGCGTCGAGCGCGGCCTGACCTCGACCCAGGCGGCGGGTCTGTACCTCGCCTACACCGCGACCAACCCGACCGGCACGCTGGGCGCGCCGGACGAAGACCTCAGCTCGACCGACATCTCGCTCGGCGTCTACTGGCGTCTGGACACCGGTTCGGGCCTGAAGAGCTGGGTGCGTGGCGGCGTCGGCTACGCCAACTTCGAATCGAAGCGCCAGATTCTCGAACCCTCCTACATCGCCAGCGCCGAATCCGAATGGAAGGGCGTCAGCTATTCGGGCAGCGTCGGGGCCTCTTACTCTTATGACGCGGGCTGGTTCAGCCTGACCCCGATGATCAGCGCCGACTATTTCGGCCTGAAGGAAGACGCCCACAGCGAAACCGGCGGCGGCGCGGCCTTCGACCTGTCGGTCGACGAACGCACCAGCCATATCTTCAGCGGCACCGCCCTGCTGAACATCGGCCGCGCCAGCAAGACCGCCCTCTTCCGTCCGGAAATCTGGGTCGGTTACCGCAACAACTTCTCGGCCGAGATCGCCGACACGGTGGCCCGCTTCGGCACCGCCACGCCGTTCACGCTCAAGGGCGGCGACATCACCGGTGGCGCGCCGATCGCCGGCGTCCGCGTCGCGGCCTCGAACGAATACAGCTACTTCGGCATCGAAGCCGAATACGAGAAGTACGACGCCTACGACAATGTGTCGCTGTCGCTGCGCGCGCGCTTCCAGTTCTGA
- a CDS encoding NADH-quinone oxidoreductase subunit A, translating into MEALLIKYLPIVIFFGIALVLALGFVIAALVLAPKAPDTEKLSAYECGFNAFDSARQKFDVRFYLVSILFIIFDLEVAFLFPWAVSMFDLPQAGMQFAFWSMMVFLGVLTVGFIYEWNKGALEWE; encoded by the coding sequence ATGGAAGCCCTCCTTATTAAGTATCTGCCGATCGTCATCTTCTTCGGCATCGCCCTCGTCCTCGCGCTTGGGTTCGTCATCGCGGCGCTGGTTCTGGCGCCCAAGGCCCCCGACACGGAAAAGCTTTCGGCCTACGAGTGCGGCTTCAACGCCTTCGACAGCGCCCGTCAGAAGTTCGACGTGCGATTCTATCTCGTCTCGATCCTCTTCATTATCTTCGACCTCGAAGTGGCCTTCCTCTTCCCGTGGGCGGTGTCGATGTTCGACCTGCCGCAGGCAGGCATGCAGTTCGCCTTCTGGTCGATGATGGTCTTTCTGGGCGTCCTGACGGTCGGCTTTATCTATGAGTGGAACAAAGGAGCCCTGGAATGGGAGTAA
- a CDS encoding redoxin domain-containing protein, which produces MKAFILALAASALFVVPAMAAKPGAPAPDFTVKDVNGKDVKLSSFRGKTVVIDWANYQCPFDKMHYESGNIPGLQNKYKAKDVVWLTIHSSAPGKQGYHAPDALKAENARVKNGAAFVLTDYDGKVARLYDAKTTPQIYVIDKAGTLKYNGAIDSIPSSKSDTLAKATPLAANAIDAVVAGKTPTPAVSVPYGCSIKFAD; this is translated from the coding sequence ATGAAGGCGTTTATTTTGGCATTGGCCGCTTCGGCCCTGTTCGTTGTTCCGGCTATGGCCGCCAAGCCCGGCGCACCGGCCCCGGATTTCACCGTGAAGGACGTCAATGGCAAGGACGTCAAGCTGTCGTCCTTCAGGGGCAAGACGGTCGTCATCGACTGGGCCAACTATCAGTGCCCGTTCGACAAGATGCACTATGAAAGCGGCAATATTCCCGGCCTGCAGAACAAGTACAAGGCCAAGGATGTAGTATGGCTGACCATCCATTCGTCGGCCCCTGGCAAGCAGGGCTATCACGCGCCTGATGCGCTGAAGGCCGAGAACGCCCGCGTGAAGAACGGCGCGGCCTTCGTGCTGACCGACTATGACGGCAAGGTGGCCCGTCTTTACGACGCCAAGACCACGCCGCAGATCTACGTCATCGATAAGGCCGGAACACTGAAGTACAACGGCGCCATCGACTCGATCCCGTCATCGAAGAGCGACACCTTGGCCAAGGCGACGCCGCTGGCGGCCAATGCCATCGACGCCGTGGTGGCCGGCAAGACGCCGACTCCCGCTGTGAGCGTGCCCTACGGCTGCTCGATCAAGTTTGCGGATTAG
- a CDS encoding NADH-quinone oxidoreductase subunit C has product MSEEKFLKIAEQARADFKEALIDTIHAFGELTLVVERERIVEVLTKLRAEPYRFHQLIDLCGADYPKRERRFDVVYHLLSLTRNVRLRVKVMTDEAVPVPTVRDVYPNADWYEREAFDMYGMLFSGQPDLRRILTDYGFSGHPLRKDFPMTGHVEVRYDEAQKRVVYEPVKLVQEFRRFDFMSPWEGASYVLPGDEKAANPNKA; this is encoded by the coding sequence ATGTCTGAAGAAAAATTCCTCAAGATCGCCGAACAGGCCCGCGCCGACTTCAAGGAAGCGCTGATCGATACGATCCATGCCTTCGGCGAACTGACCCTGGTGGTCGAGCGCGAGCGCATCGTCGAGGTTCTGACCAAACTGCGCGCCGAGCCCTATCGCTTCCATCAGTTGATCGACCTGTGCGGCGCGGACTATCCGAAGCGCGAGCGCCGCTTCGACGTCGTCTATCACCTGCTGTCGCTGACCCGGAACGTGCGTCTGCGCGTCAAGGTCATGACCGACGAGGCGGTGCCGGTGCCGACCGTGCGCGACGTCTATCCGAACGCCGACTGGTACGAGCGCGAGGCCTTCGACATGTACGGCATGTTGTTCTCGGGTCAGCCGGACCTGCGCCGCATCCTCACCGACTACGGCTTCTCCGGCCATCCGCTGCGCAAGGACTTCCCGATGACGGGCCATGTCGAGGTGCGCTACGACGAAGCCCAGAAGCGCGTCGTCTACGAACCGGTCAAGCTGGTTCAAGAATTCCGTCGTTTCGACTTCATGTCGCCGTGGGAAGGGGCCTCTTACGTCCTTCCGGGCGATGAGAAGGCCGCCAATCCGAACAAGGCGTAA
- a CDS encoding protein-disulfide reductase DsbD — translation MKRVWLILLTLLTLGLPLAAQAADRARLGHTEASLAAQYDRVDGKAAFWVLFQLDIEKGWHTYWLNPGDSGLAPTLDWTLPDGFTASDIVWQPPERQPFGPLMNYGYSGASYHLVRITPPEGFQGGRVPLKVAASWLVCADECVPEDAALDLTLPVGDNRRSSRASEIDRLLTRARLPVLSVANVVYDDAALTLSVPFSGAARAVYFYPDTSGIIEPAAPQTFGVKDGTLTVRMKRGMIDVPVQVTGLLEVEGDGTTYYSVGKDSLVPASDARPAAPPMPVTTLALTLLAAFAGGVILNAMPCVFPVLSLKALALSRAGGEQGRVRADALAYTAGVVVSFLIVGAILLLIKAGGAAVGWGYQMQSPGFVAALIYLLFVVGLNLSGVFDIALNFGGGQSLAGRVDWLGSFATGALATAVATPCTAPFMAGALGAALTLPAFAALLIFVALGLGLAFPFLLLSFFPALLRRMPKPGAWMETFRQALAFPVYLTVVWLLWVLAQQTGADGLAAVLAGLVAVAFALWAWKRLSLNWMRLTAVGLAVAVAGWSFTARPPVAAPDGSAAFDTATIDAARASGRPVFVYATAAWCITCKVNERVALETAEVKNAFKSKGIEVVRADWTNADPAITGWLAQFGRSGVPLYVYYPASGNPVVLPQVLTPQLVIENTGGVS, via the coding sequence ATGAAGCGTGTGTGGCTGATCCTTTTGACACTTCTGACCCTGGGCCTGCCGCTGGCGGCGCAGGCGGCCGATCGCGCCAGGCTCGGCCATACCGAGGCGTCGCTGGCGGCGCAGTACGATCGCGTCGATGGCAAGGCGGCTTTCTGGGTCCTGTTCCAGCTCGATATCGAGAAGGGTTGGCATACCTACTGGCTCAATCCCGGCGATTCCGGTCTGGCCCCGACGCTCGACTGGACCCTGCCGGACGGTTTCACCGCCTCCGACATCGTCTGGCAGCCGCCGGAGCGGCAACCCTTCGGGCCGTTGATGAATTACGGCTACAGCGGGGCGTCCTATCATCTGGTGCGCATCACGCCGCCGGAGGGATTTCAGGGGGGCAGGGTCCCGCTGAAAGTGGCCGCAAGCTGGCTGGTCTGTGCCGACGAGTGCGTGCCGGAAGACGCCGCACTCGATCTGACCCTGCCGGTCGGTGACAATCGTCGCTCGTCCAGAGCCAGTGAGATCGACCGCCTGCTGACCCGCGCGCGTTTGCCGGTGTTGTCGGTCGCCAATGTCGTTTACGATGACGCAGCCCTGACGCTGTCGGTGCCGTTCAGCGGTGCGGCCAGGGCGGTCTATTTCTATCCGGATACATCGGGAATCATCGAGCCCGCCGCGCCGCAGACCTTCGGGGTGAAGGACGGGACGCTTACCGTGCGCATGAAGCGCGGCATGATCGACGTGCCTGTGCAGGTGACGGGCCTGCTGGAGGTCGAGGGCGACGGCACGACCTATTATTCCGTGGGCAAGGACAGTCTTGTGCCCGCTTCGGACGCCAGACCTGCCGCGCCGCCCATGCCGGTGACGACGCTGGCCCTGACCTTGCTCGCGGCCTTTGCAGGCGGGGTAATCCTCAACGCCATGCCCTGTGTGTTTCCGGTGTTGTCGCTGAAAGCGCTGGCCCTTTCGCGCGCCGGGGGCGAGCAGGGGCGCGTGCGGGCTGACGCCCTGGCCTATACGGCAGGTGTGGTTGTCAGTTTCCTCATCGTCGGGGCGATCCTGTTGCTGATCAAGGCCGGGGGCGCAGCGGTCGGCTGGGGCTATCAGATGCAGTCGCCGGGCTTCGTCGCCGCGCTCATCTATCTGTTGTTCGTCGTCGGGCTCAACCTGTCCGGCGTCTTCGACATCGCCCTCAATTTCGGTGGCGGGCAGTCTCTGGCTGGGCGCGTCGACTGGCTGGGCAGTTTCGCCACCGGCGCGCTGGCTACCGCCGTCGCCACCCCGTGCACCGCGCCCTTCATGGCGGGGGCCCTGGGGGCAGCCCTGACCCTGCCGGCCTTTGCGGCCTTGCTGATCTTTGTGGCCTTGGGGCTTGGGCTGGCCTTTCCCTTCCTGCTGCTGTCCTTCTTCCCGGCGCTGCTCCGGCGTATGCCGAAGCCCGGCGCGTGGATGGAGACCTTCCGGCAGGCGCTGGCCTTTCCGGTCTATCTGACCGTGGTGTGGTTGCTGTGGGTCCTGGCGCAGCAGACCGGCGCGGACGGTCTGGCGGCGGTTCTCGCCGGCCTGGTGGCCGTGGCCTTCGCCCTCTGGGCGTGGAAGCGCCTGTCGCTGAACTGGATGCGCCTGACGGCCGTGGGGCTGGCCGTCGCGGTCGCGGGCTGGTCTTTCACCGCCAGACCGCCGGTCGCCGCACCGGACGGTTCTGCCGCCTTCGACACCGCCACCATTGACGCGGCGCGCGCGTCGGGGCGTCCCGTCTTCGTCTACGCCACGGCGGCCTGGTGCATCACCTGCAAGGTCAATGAGCGCGTGGCGCTGGAAACCGCGGAGGTGAAAAACGCTTTCAAATCGAAAGGGATTGAAGTGGTGCGCGCCGACTGGACCAATGCCGATCCGGCCATCACCGGGTGGCTGGCGCAGTTCGGCCGCTCCGGCGTGCCCTTGTACGTGTACTACCCGGCGTCAGGCAACCCCGTCGTCCTGCCGCAGGTCCTTACCCCGCAACTGGTCATCGAAAACACAGGAGGCGTATCATGA
- the lon gene encoding endopeptidase La translates to MFDVLTIPVLPLRDIVVFPHMVVPLFVGREKSVQALDEVMKGDKQILLATQKNSGDDDPEADAIYDIGVLANVLQLLKLPDGTVKVLVEGKSRAKIKRFTERGEFYEAEAFPLEPAVTPGPDLEALVRAVTDQFENYIKLNKKIPPEALQALAEVAEADVLADSIAAHLVIKIGEKQQLLEQLSVAKRLEQIYALMEGEISVLQVEKKIRSRVKRQMEKTQREYYLNEQMKAIQRELGEQDDAKDEILELEKKIKATKLSKEARAKATSELNKLRHMSPMSAESTVVRNYLDWLLAIPWGATKPKPIDLSKAEDTLDSDHYGLEKVKERILEHLAVQARMGTLKGPILCLVGPPGVGKTSLGKSIAKATGREFVRISLGGVRDESEIRGHRRTYIGSMPGKIIQSMKKAKTTNAFFLLDEIDKMGADWRGDPASALLEVLDPAQNSTFNDHYLEVDYDLSKIMFVTTANSLNMPQPLLDRMEIIRIPGYTEDEKVEIAKRHILPSLAKEHGLKGDEWIVPEQAIRDLIRYYTREAGVRSLERELGNLARKTIRDLAREKVASITVDDERLAKYAGVRKFHYGETDETDQVGIVTGLAWTEFGGDILTIEAIKMPGKGNMKVTGNLKDVMKESVSAANSYVKALAPKFGILPPVFDRTDVHVHVPEGATPKDGPSAGVAMVTAMVSVLTGIPVRKDIAMTGEITLRGRVLAIGGLKEKLLAALRSGVKTVLIPKENEKDLAELPENVKAGLEIIPVAYVEQVLKHALTKPLESIEWVEPVIPPPAVPSPDDGDGLTAH, encoded by the coding sequence ATGTTTGATGTTCTGACCATACCCGTATTGCCTTTGAGGGATATCGTGGTGTTCCCGCACATGGTCGTGCCGCTCTTCGTCGGACGCGAAAAGTCCGTGCAGGCGCTCGACGAGGTGATGAAGGGCGACAAGCAGATTCTGCTGGCCACCCAGAAGAATTCCGGCGACGACGATCCCGAAGCCGACGCCATTTACGACATCGGCGTGCTGGCCAATGTGCTGCAACTGCTGAAACTGCCGGACGGCACGGTGAAGGTGCTGGTCGAGGGTAAGTCGCGCGCCAAGATCAAGCGTTTCACCGAACGCGGCGAGTTTTACGAGGCCGAGGCCTTTCCGCTGGAGCCCGCCGTGACGCCGGGCCCGGACCTCGAAGCGCTGGTGCGCGCCGTCACCGATCAGTTTGAAAACTACATCAAGCTCAACAAGAAGATTCCGCCGGAAGCCCTTCAGGCGCTTGCCGAAGTGGCCGAGGCCGACGTGCTGGCCGACTCGATCGCCGCGCATCTGGTCATCAAGATCGGCGAAAAGCAGCAGCTTTTGGAGCAACTCTCGGTCGCCAAGCGTCTGGAGCAGATCTACGCCCTGATGGAGGGCGAGATCAGTGTCCTGCAGGTCGAGAAGAAGATCCGTTCGCGCGTCAAGCGTCAGATGGAGAAGACCCAACGCGAATATTATCTGAACGAGCAGATGAAGGCCATTCAGCGCGAACTGGGCGAGCAGGACGACGCCAAGGACGAGATCCTCGAACTCGAAAAGAAGATCAAGGCGACCAAGCTCAGCAAGGAAGCCCGCGCCAAGGCGACGTCCGAACTGAACAAGCTGCGCCACATGTCGCCCATGTCGGCGGAATCGACCGTCGTGCGCAACTATCTCGACTGGCTGCTGGCCATCCCCTGGGGCGCGACCAAGCCCAAGCCGATCGACCTGAGCAAGGCCGAAGACACGCTCGATTCCGACCACTACGGTCTGGAAAAGGTCAAGGAGCGCATCCTTGAACATCTGGCCGTGCAGGCACGCATGGGTACGCTGAAAGGGCCGATCCTCTGCCTTGTCGGACCGCCGGGCGTTGGCAAGACGTCGCTGGGCAAGTCGATCGCCAAGGCGACGGGCCGCGAATTCGTGCGCATTTCGCTGGGCGGCGTGCGCGACGAGTCGGAAATCCGCGGTCATCGCCGCACCTATATCGGCTCCATGCCGGGCAAGATCATCCAGTCGATGAAGAAGGCCAAGACCACCAACGCCTTCTTCCTGCTCGATGAAATCGACAAGATGGGGGCCGACTGGCGCGGCGATCCGGCTTCGGCCCTGCTCGAAGTGCTGGACCCGGCGCAGAACTCGACCTTCAACGATCACTATCTCGAAGTCGATTACGACCTGTCGAAGATCATGTTCGTGACGACGGCGAACTCGCTCAACATGCCTCAGCCGCTGCTCGACCGTATGGAGATCATCCGCATCCCCGGCTATACCGAGGACGAGAAGGTCGAGATCGCCAAGCGCCACATCCTGCCGTCTCTGGCCAAGGAACATGGCCTCAAGGGCGACGAATGGATCGTGCCGGAACAGGCTATCCGCGACCTGATCCGCTACTACACCCGTGAGGCGGGCGTGCGGTCGCTGGAACGCGAACTGGGCAATCTGGCGCGCAAGACCATCCGTGACCTGGCCCGCGAAAAGGTCGCTTCGATCACCGTCGATGACGAGCGTCTGGCCAAATATGCCGGCGTGCGCAAATTCCACTATGGCGAGACGGACGAAACCGATCAGGTCGGCATCGTCACCGGCCTTGCCTGGACGGAATTCGGCGGCGACATCCTCACCATCGAAGCGATCAAGATGCCCGGCAAGGGCAATATGAAGGTCACCGGCAACCTTAAGGACGTCATGAAGGAATCCGTCTCGGCGGCCAATTCCTACGTCAAGGCGCTGGCGCCGAAATTCGGCATCCTGCCGCCGGTCTTCGACCGTACCGATGTCCATGTTCACGTGCCAGAAGGCGCGACGCCCAAGGACGGCCCGTCGGCTGGTGTGGCCATGGTCACGGCCATGGTCTCTGTCCTGACCGGCATTCCGGTGCGCAAGGATATCGCCATGACCGGCGAAATCACCCTGCGCGGTCGCGTGCTGGCTATCGGCGGCCTGAAGGAGAAGCTGCTGGCGGCGCTGCGTTCCGGCGTCAAGACCGTCCTGATCCCCAAGGAAAACGAAAAGGATCTGGCCGAACTGCCCGAAAACGTGAAGGCGGGGCTGGAGATCATTCCGGTCGCCTATGTCGAGCAAGTGCTCAAGCACGCCCTGACCAAACCGCTCGAATCGATCGAGTGGGTCGAACCGGTGATTCCGCCGCCTGCGGTGCCGTCCCCGGACGATGGCGACGGCCTCACGGCCCATTGA